attttcttctgttTTACAGCACCTATATCGAATCTTGAAAATAATCTACAAATTCTGGCTACACTTCGACCTGATATAACCGACATGCAATCTGCTGTACTCTATATTCAACAAGCGTTAGGGAAATATGCAGCAATCCATGCCCAAATGTTCGGTTCATACGAAGGAGAGTTGATGCCAAGACcttcaaatgatattttttcgcAACTGAACATGACTTTTCTCGAGTTCCTCAGAGTTCATGATATAGAAGTCTTAAAAGGACTGATTACAAGCGCGATGACTGCCCAGGGTTATGGTCACATAGATGAGGTGTCGGCACTGTATGGACTGATGTGGGTAACACCACGGTTCCTTACCGCGGTCGCCACTCCACCATCACCGGAAGTCAAAAGTGTTGTTAAAATCTTAAGCAAAGGATTCCAATTTTTGTGGGCCGAAATTGCGCGACAGACAAACCTGGATATCAGGTTATCCAATCCAGTGCGGAAGATTATCCATCTACCTCATAGTAATAAATTCCTTGTAAAGTATTGGAAATGTGGAAGGTGGTACAGAGAGTTATTCGATTTTGTCATTGTGACCCCAACAATGAAATATATGTCGAATATCATCACATTTCCCCCTAAGGCAAAAGAAATGTTCGATAAAGCTTTTAACTACTATTACACAACATCCTTGGTAGACACAGATTACGGTGCGAAACGGGGTCTGACACCCCAGGACTATTTTACTTACAATATCAATAGTAAGGAGGAAAGTGCTGTGTGGGTACACAGGGACTCGTACGCTGCTCTAAACTACATCACTGATTCAAACTACACCAAAGGGTTATTCCCAGACGGTCCAGATGGGCAGTTCATACAGTCATCGGTCTATTATCAGTTTTCAAAACAGCGACCAGAATGGGCAACGCTCACACGAAAGTTAAAAGACCATGTCTTAAATACAGAAAAAGTTACCaactttaaaataaaagaaaggaCTATATGGAATTATTTCCCCAGGTATTCCGTTTCTGATATGGCAACGGGAATATTATGGGATATATTTGACCTTCAGGGAGAACATGGGATGTGGTACATCGGATCGTCAGTGAGTTTTGAATCTGTGAAGAGCGTGGTTGATTACAATAATTTACTATTAAGGCAATTTCTATGTAACAATTGATCTCGGGTACCCCAGTGAACAGATAGCCCAAAAAATGAATACCACTCATTCATTAAAGATTGCCATTCCAGATTGACAGCTCCGAAAAGAACAGACTTGGTATGTCACATTctattattttctatattacCAAAAGGAGACATACTGTAAAATGTTAAGATCCTTAATTTCCTATAGCGATTTTACATGACCGATCTGCTACACACGTTTGTAGGAAAATATCACCCAAATCCACGTAGATAGATGTGTAATAACAGAACCATGTGGTGGACATATACGGTGATACATTACCTGGTTTGCCTTTCTATCGTCCTTAATGAAGCCTTTCGTAAGGGAGGTAAATCTTGCAATTTCTTTTTAAGTCTCTTTCAAAATTGCTCATATACTTGTATGTTCAATATTATGTAGATTGCACGCgctttttttattgttttaccttctgAAATCATACTTTCTAAGCTTACACCGTTACTAAAAGGttgttttgtattattattattttttaatgtcattaatACCATACATACAggttgttttatatttaaatgtatgtaaGTATCACATTATTCCGCTGACAAAAGGTGCTCAAGGGTAAACCATCGACATAATACCAATTTTTAACATGAACAAATACATATGTTACTATTACTAAAGTGTTGAATACAGCGTTGTGGCTCATTTGATATTAAGTAGTTCTAaccatttctttaatattttttacttgttttttctttgttataCCTATTGTTTTCAATGATTACTTGAGCTATAGATAATTTTATAAGTGACGTAATGGGGCCATCAACATTCTTCAATCAGGAACTCTCGGCGTCTTTCATTCATCCTTTGCAAATAATGCAGAGGGTTCCTGAAAGAAGAAAACTGATTctatttttgtaaatgattttCCATTTATTAATGTTAGAATAGTACAATTATTTGTATGATTGCTGTAATATATTCATAAGTAAATTATTATACTTCAAAGAAGTTATTTAGTGCCTTCAAAGAAGAGAATTCCagtataattgatatatttatactcGTCCTTTATTTACATACAGatttataatgtttaatatatgtatgtagagGTGATTattataatgtgtttttatgAATATGCATTAGataataaagttatattttatcacaacATAGGTATGtgtcattattatcattttttattaagTGATCAAAGCAAGCCACAGACAGTGAGTTCTTAGCTTTACTGTCGCTTCCCGTATCAACCAGTTTGGTTCCCGAACCAATCAAGTATTCGGTTAAGCACTTggatttacataaatatttgcACCACCTTTTTAccttttttgtgtttttttttacctttgacAACGTACAGAAGTAATTGAAATTTGAGAAGTAATTCATAAATCGTAACTAGAAAACTAGACAGAAGGTTACATATATAGACCTTATTTTCTTCAGATATCAACATCATTAATCAGTGATTGAATATGAATATACCAGATAATTAAACTTAAAAGATAACACCTACCAATATATAAGATATCGGAGCAAGACATATGCTTCCATTTTCTAATGCTGTTTTAAATATTATCATGGATTTTTCATACATACAATATGcaaaaagaaaggaaaacatCCATTTTCTGATGCTGAAAAGTCTagatttcaaatgtttttaacaTTATCCTTAATTTGTAATACGTACAATAAACAAAAGGAAAGGGAAACATCTATTTCCTGATACTGAAATGTTAAGCTTTTTAATGTCTTTATCATGGAATTTCATTTCGTACACTTTGCAAAAAAAAGGGAAACATTAATTTAACTTTTGTGACTTGGGtgtgggtacagcgtacatattatGCATGCTTAATCGTATTGCTATATCATTCGGAATTTCacggaatttgtcaatattttatgtaacatgtttcataaggaatgtagaataatacatttatgccatgtTTTGTCTCGTGGTTATGTAATGGTATTAGCCTATTTCTGCTCGACAAGTGAAAGCCATATTTGTTTTAGCTGTGTTGTATCTATATATTTTCAAGGTATAAATGGTAACCATGGTGACTGAACGAaggtaataattatataattatgacacGTTCCTCTTCTGATCCTGTGAATCAAAAGTATCTCAATAATAATAACCAACCCAATAATTTCTAA
The nucleotide sequence above comes from Argopecten irradians isolate NY chromosome 1, Ai_NY, whole genome shotgun sequence. Encoded proteins:
- the LOC138316915 gene encoding uncharacterized protein isoform X2, encoding MAYKLKEAGYRNVTIFEKTNYIGGKSDTRYHRRVPHEMGTVYAQPDYTEIYRLVKEFDAGNILPMPSPTVWVNKDQPTPISNLENNLQILATLRPDITDMQSAVLYIQQALGKYAAIHAQMFGSYEGELMPRPSNDIFSQLNMTFLEFLRVHDIEVLKGLITSAMTAQGYGHIDEVSALYGLMWVTPRFLTAVATPPSPEVKSVVKILSKGFQFLWAEIARQTNLDIRLSNPVRKIIHLPHSNKFLVKYWKCGRWYRELFDFVIVTPTMKYMSNIITFPPKAKEMFDKAFNYYYTTSLVDTDYGAKRGLTPQDYFTYNINSKEESAVWVHRDSYAALNYITDSNYTKGLFPDGPDGQFIQSSVYYQFSKQRPEWATLTRKLKDHVLNTEKVTNFKIKERTIWNYFPRYSVSDMATGILWDIFDLQGEHGMWYIGSSVSFESVKSVVDYNNLLLRQFLCNN
- the LOC138316915 gene encoding uncharacterized protein isoform X1, yielding MATMPTAAICVLTVCCMHAGIVNGYSSVDETRSLLEQYNAQGGALSNFPKVKGPKSKHDRIAIIGAGPSGIHMAYKLKEAGYRNVTIFEKTNYIGGKSDTRYHRRVPHEMGTVYAQPDYTEIYRLVKEFDAGNILPMPSPTVWVNKDQPTPISNLENNLQILATLRPDITDMQSAVLYIQQALGKYAAIHAQMFGSYEGELMPRPSNDIFSQLNMTFLEFLRVHDIEVLKGLITSAMTAQGYGHIDEVSALYGLMWVTPRFLTAVATPPSPEVKSVVKILSKGFQFLWAEIARQTNLDIRLSNPVRKIIHLPHSNKFLVKYWKCGRWYRELFDFVIVTPTMKYMSNIITFPPKAKEMFDKAFNYYYTTSLVDTDYGAKRGLTPQDYFTYNINSKEESAVWVHRDSYAALNYITDSNYTKGLFPDGPDGQFIQSSVYYQFSKQRPEWATLTRKLKDHVLNTEKVTNFKIKERTIWNYFPRYSVSDMATGILWDIFDLQGEHGMWYIGSSVSFESVKSVVDYNNLLLRQFLCNN